In a single window of the Thermoplasmatales archaeon genome:
- the rpoA1 gene encoding DNA-directed RNA polymerase subunit A' has protein sequence MNEGISKRINRIQFALLSPEEIRKMSQVKVITADTYDDDGYPIERGLMDLHMGVIEPGLKCATCGGKVDECPGHFGHIEMAMPVVHVGFIKEIKSFLDACCGVCGRIKLTEQEMSDYRVKLTEESISNSEPEHFALMSKKVTDLAGDRLVCPHCGAQLKKVILDKPTTFREEGIKVTPKEIRERLERVPDGDLIFFGLNSEVARPEWMVLTVLPVPPINVRPSITLETGERSEDDLTHKLVDIIRISQRLRESRDNGSPQLIIEDLWDLLQFHVTTYFDNQTAGIPPARHRSGRALKTLVQRLKGKEGRFRSNLSGKRVNFSARTVISPEPFLSVNEVGVPEKAARELTVPVSVNVFNIDETRALVKRGPEPRDEFGKYVAGTNYVIRPDGRRMKVTPQNAEENSTRIEPGWTVERQLQEGDIVLFNRQPSLHRMSMMGHTVRILDGQTFRFNLADCTPYNADFDGDEMNMHIVQKEEARAEARIIMKVQEQIMSPRFGGPIIGGIHDHVTSLFLLTHGNPLFTEEETIHILSYVEIDRLPEPEIVDGKKHYHGRDIFSLILPSGINLKFRSKLCAGAGEKCEYENDPEDKDVLIIDGKLLHGTIDDAAIGAFSGAIIDRIFRSFGPKETARFIDRMTKLAVGFISFRGFSTGISDYDLPESAIERINEIAEDAIKKINKLIDIYRAGELQSLPGRSIEDTLEIEILSAAGSARDESGKIASQFLGLNDPSVIMARSGARAKMLNISEVAGMVGQQSVRGGRINRGYYGRTLPHFEVNDIGAMSRGFVQSSYKEGLNPIEYFMHSIGGREGLVDIAVRTSRSGYMQRRLINAFEDLKVDEERMVRDTIGSIVQFKYGEDGVDPTRSDHGDTVDIDQMAFDIKQEAKK, from the coding sequence ATGAACGAGGGTATTTCAAAAAGAATAAACAGGATTCAATTCGCGCTTCTTTCACCAGAGGAAATCAGGAAAATGTCCCAGGTGAAGGTCATTACAGCTGATACGTACGACGATGACGGCTACCCAATTGAAAGAGGATTGATGGACCTTCATATGGGTGTTATCGAGCCCGGTTTGAAATGCGCCACCTGCGGCGGCAAAGTGGATGAATGTCCAGGGCATTTCGGGCACATCGAGATGGCCATGCCTGTTGTGCACGTTGGCTTTATCAAAGAGATCAAAAGTTTCCTTGATGCGTGCTGTGGTGTCTGTGGAAGAATAAAATTGACAGAACAAGAGATGAGCGATTATCGCGTCAAACTGACAGAAGAATCCATATCAAACAGTGAACCTGAGCATTTTGCACTGATGTCAAAGAAGGTAACTGATTTGGCAGGCGATAGACTTGTTTGTCCGCATTGCGGGGCGCAGTTAAAGAAGGTTATACTGGATAAACCGACGACGTTCAGAGAAGAGGGAATTAAGGTAACACCAAAGGAGATTAGAGAGCGACTGGAAAGAGTTCCGGATGGTGATTTGATATTTTTCGGCCTCAACTCTGAGGTTGCAAGACCCGAATGGATGGTTCTTACTGTTCTCCCGGTACCACCAATTAACGTGCGTCCTTCAATCACATTGGAAACCGGAGAGAGAAGCGAAGATGATCTCACACACAAACTTGTGGATATCATAAGGATAAGCCAGAGATTAAGGGAGAGTAGAGACAATGGTTCGCCACAGTTAATAATAGAAGATCTATGGGACCTTCTTCAGTTCCACGTTACAACGTATTTTGATAACCAGACAGCTGGAATACCACCTGCTCGTCACAGATCGGGTAGGGCTCTCAAGACGTTAGTCCAAAGGCTCAAGGGTAAGGAGGGAAGATTTAGGTCAAACCTTTCTGGTAAGCGTGTTAACTTTTCTGCCAGAACCGTGATCTCGCCAGAACCTTTCTTATCGGTGAACGAGGTTGGTGTTCCTGAAAAAGCAGCCAGAGAACTGACGGTGCCAGTATCGGTGAACGTATTCAACATAGATGAAACCAGGGCTCTCGTAAAGAGGGGTCCGGAGCCACGCGATGAATTCGGGAAGTACGTTGCAGGAACGAATTATGTCATTCGCCCCGACGGAAGGAGAATGAAGGTTACGCCACAGAACGCGGAAGAAAACTCTACGCGTATAGAACCTGGATGGACGGTTGAACGTCAGCTCCAGGAAGGCGACATAGTCCTTTTCAACAGGCAGCCTTCACTTCACAGGATGTCAATGATGGGTCATACTGTCAGGATTCTCGACGGCCAGACTTTCAGGTTTAATCTAGCAGATTGCACGCCATATAACGCTGATTTTGACGGCGACGAAATGAACATGCATATAGTTCAGAAGGAAGAGGCCAGGGCTGAAGCCCGCATAATAATGAAGGTCCAGGAACAGATCATGTCACCCAGATTTGGCGGGCCAATAATAGGGGGCATTCATGATCACGTAACCTCTCTTTTCCTTTTGACTCATGGAAACCCACTCTTTACAGAGGAGGAGACAATTCACATACTCAGTTACGTGGAAATAGATCGTCTTCCTGAACCTGAAATAGTTGACGGGAAGAAACATTACCATGGAAGGGATATTTTCTCATTAATATTGCCCTCTGGAATAAATCTTAAATTCAGAAGCAAACTGTGCGCTGGCGCAGGCGAAAAATGCGAATATGAGAACGATCCGGAAGATAAGGACGTGCTGATTATCGACGGAAAGTTGCTCCATGGAACGATAGACGATGCAGCCATTGGTGCTTTCTCTGGTGCGATTATAGATCGTATTTTCAGGAGCTTCGGACCAAAGGAGACGGCACGATTTATTGACAGGATGACAAAGCTTGCGGTAGGCTTTATCTCTTTTAGAGGATTCTCAACGGGAATCAGTGATTATGACTTGCCGGAGAGTGCCATAGAGAGGATCAACGAAATCGCAGAAGATGCAATTAAAAAGATAAACAAACTTATTGATATATACCGTGCTGGGGAACTTCAATCGTTGCCAGGACGTTCTATAGAGGATACGCTGGAAATTGAAATCCTATCGGCGGCTGGTTCCGCAAGGGATGAATCTGGTAAGATAGCAAGCCAATTCCTTGGTCTCAACGATCCGTCGGTTATCATGGCCAGATCTGGTGCAAGAGCAAAGATGCTGAACATCTCCGAGGTTGCCGGTATGGTTGGGCAGCAATCCGTCAGAGGCGGTAGAATTAACAGGGGTTATTATGGCAGGACGCTCCCTCACTTTGAAGTCAACGATATAGGTGCAATGTCCCGTGGCTTTGTTCAATCCTCCTATAAAGAGGGCCTGAATCCAATAGAGTACTTTATGCACAGCATAGGAGGTCGGGAAGGTCTTGTCGATATAGCCGTGAGAACATCCAGGAGCGGTTATATGCAACGTAGACTGATCAACGCTTTTGAGGATCTCAAGGTTGACGAAGAGAGGATGGTGAGGGATACCATTGGCTCCATTGTGCAGTTCAAATACGGAGAAGATGGCGTAGATCCTACAAGAAGCGATCATGGTGACACAGTAGACATCGATCAAATGGCATTTGACATAAAACAGGAGGCCAAGAAATGA
- the rpoA2 gene encoding DNA-directed RNA polymerase subunit A'', with protein sequence MTVLIFKDSKKNVELFSKKMPSKYAVDFEVPDEISEAYVTTDGKSFIYRLSLGEKSSFEDSKNILKKKKTGLKSIIEITKVEKTEPLRIASFKKSGKKLGSFTNFDLVDLQSIKMLEKADYALTLAPDIQGIIKEAKERKIDMPESLAENLVKYKKEFSKKEFSELLDRVGKELSINMIDPHEAVGIIAAQSIGEPGTQMTMRTFHFAGVREMNVTLGLPRLIEIVDARRTPSTPSMTVFLKKEYEENEDMVLSVVKELESTTVLDVSDIVTDISEMKLVIRPDKGKMKERLVVNDDLVSALSKVKGIVIDNSDGKDIEIRLQKESFSKLYQMQEQIKILTIKGIPGIKRAIARIEPSSGKWVIYTQGSNLKEVLEVDEVDSNRSYTNDIIEIYNVLGVEAARNAIFNEALRTLSEQGLEVDRRHLMLVADMMTFGGSVRAVGRQGISGKKSSVLARAAFEITTKHLLKAGLIGEIDPLTGVAENIIVGQPITLGTGAVDLVYNGRRSAQK encoded by the coding sequence ATGACAGTACTTATATTCAAGGATTCCAAAAAGAACGTTGAATTATTCTCGAAAAAAATGCCATCAAAGTATGCAGTAGACTTCGAGGTTCCAGACGAAATATCAGAAGCCTATGTGACAACGGACGGGAAATCATTCATCTATCGTTTGTCCCTGGGGGAGAAATCGTCATTCGAGGATTCAAAGAATATTTTGAAGAAAAAGAAGACCGGTTTAAAGAGCATTATAGAAATAACGAAGGTGGAAAAGACAGAACCCCTCAGGATCGCGAGCTTCAAGAAGTCAGGAAAAAAGTTGGGTTCATTTACGAATTTCGATCTCGTAGACTTGCAGTCTATAAAGATGTTAGAGAAGGCAGATTACGCCCTCACACTGGCACCAGATATACAGGGCATAATCAAAGAGGCCAAGGAAAGGAAAATAGATATGCCTGAATCTCTGGCTGAAAATCTTGTCAAGTACAAAAAGGAGTTCTCAAAAAAGGAGTTTTCTGAGCTCCTTGATCGCGTAGGCAAGGAACTTTCAATAAACATGATCGATCCACATGAGGCAGTTGGAATTATAGCTGCCCAGAGTATAGGCGAACCAGGTACCCAGATGACGATGAGAACATTCCACTTTGCGGGTGTCAGGGAGATGAACGTCACACTCGGTCTGCCGAGGCTGATCGAGATCGTTGATGCCAGAAGAACTCCAAGCACTCCCAGCATGACAGTATTCCTGAAAAAGGAATATGAAGAAAATGAGGACATGGTTCTCAGCGTAGTGAAGGAGCTCGAAAGCACGACGGTTCTTGATGTATCAGATATCGTCACAGACATTTCTGAGATGAAGCTTGTCATTCGTCCGGACAAGGGAAAGATGAAGGAACGCCTTGTTGTAAACGACGATCTCGTCAGTGCTTTATCCAAGGTTAAGGGAATAGTAATAGACAATTCGGATGGAAAAGACATAGAGATAAGATTGCAGAAGGAATCATTCAGTAAGCTCTATCAAATGCAGGAGCAGATCAAGATTCTTACCATAAAGGGAATACCTGGAATAAAGAGGGCAATAGCAAGGATAGAACCATCCTCAGGTAAATGGGTAATCTATACTCAGGGATCAAACCTCAAGGAAGTGCTTGAAGTCGATGAAGTTGACTCGAACAGGAGCTACACGAATGACATAATAGAGATCTATAACGTTCTTGGTGTTGAGGCTGCAAGAAATGCAATATTTAACGAAGCACTCAGGACCTTGAGTGAACAGGGTCTCGAAGTTGATCGCAGGCACCTTATGCTTGTTGCTGATATGATGACATTCGGCGGTTCTGTAAGAGCTGTAGGCAGACAGGGAATTTCCGGGAAGAAGAGCAGTGTCTTGGCCAGGGCTGCATTTGAAATAACTACAAAGCATCTGCTCAAGGCAGGATTAATCGGCGAAATTGATCCTCTTACAGGGGTCGCAGAGAACATAATAGTTGGGCAACCAATTACGCTTGGCACAGGTGCTGTAGACCTTGTTTATAATGGAAGGCGAAGTGCTCAGAAATAA
- a CDS encoding NusA-like transcription termination signal-binding factor: MKEITIDNKLMGYIALFEKLGKIDVKECLENDDMVLFLVGEHKMGEMFKRNPNVMSELKEKINKHILVAEVSKDLLSMVKNLYYRFKVKEIYISWKMEQTEVVVSVEQTEVGKVIGKEGRNIKLFKEALSRYFNVKSLSIKQ, translated from the coding sequence ATGAAGGAAATAACAATTGACAACAAACTGATGGGGTATATCGCCCTTTTTGAAAAACTCGGTAAGATTGACGTCAAGGAATGCCTTGAAAATGACGATATGGTCCTTTTCCTGGTAGGGGAACACAAGATGGGTGAGATGTTCAAACGGAATCCAAATGTCATGTCCGAACTGAAAGAGAAGATAAACAAGCACATTCTCGTTGCAGAGGTATCAAAGGACCTTCTAAGCATGGTTAAAAATCTTTATTATAGATTCAAAGTGAAGGAGATCTATATCTCGTGGAAAATGGAGCAGACCGAGGTTGTTGTCTCCGTCGAGCAGACCGAGGTCGGGAAAGTGATTGGAAAGGAAGGCAGGAACATAAAACTCTTCAAGGAAGCGCTTTCCAGATATTTCAATGTTAAGAGTCTCAGCATCAAGCAATAA
- the eif1A gene encoding translation initiation factor eIF-1A, with translation MNNDQGNENEGIGIGEGENAIRVILPNKRKGEMFGVVEKLAGASHVNVLCEDGFTRNTRIPGKMKKRMWIREGDLVIVKPWQFQTEKADVVYRYTQTQANYLSRSNILPDIINIFK, from the coding sequence ATGAATAACGATCAAGGCAATGAAAATGAAGGCATCGGCATTGGTGAGGGCGAGAATGCAATAAGAGTTATACTGCCGAATAAGAGAAAGGGCGAGATGTTTGGCGTAGTTGAAAAACTGGCCGGCGCTTCCCATGTTAACGTCCTTTGTGAGGACGGTTTTACGCGTAACACAAGAATTCCAGGAAAAATGAAGAAGAGGATGTGGATCCGTGAAGGTGATCTAGTCATCGTTAAGCCATGGCAGTTCCAGACGGAAAAGGCGGACGTAGTTTATAGGTACACGCAAACTCAGGCAAATTATCTCAGCCGAAGCAATATATTGCCGGATATTATAAACATTTTCAAATAA
- a CDS encoding serine protein kinase RIO: MNDESALEQLLKSNEYLHHIDMDRKTADLVFDRRTIKAIYKLMSDRTIEYLDFPISSGKESVVFKVYAKGRPFALKVYKLSTLRFGSVWRYIEGDRRFSKEQIKRSNIVFIWAKKEIVNMQELRRYKIPAPKPILYYRNLALMSYIGSKVSPAPMLKEYSGDFNKVFEEIVASMAVMNQKAHIVHADLSEYNILCFRGKFYFIDLGQAVSIEHPWAEYFLQRDIRNMVNFFTKKGIKTSVDELYKSVTGNVRTKEFIVQ; this comes from the coding sequence ATGAATGATGAAAGCGCGCTTGAACAGCTTCTGAAATCAAATGAGTATCTTCATCACATCGATATGGACAGGAAGACTGCGGATCTTGTTTTTGATCGCAGGACAATAAAAGCAATATATAAATTGATGAGCGACCGTACGATCGAATACCTGGATTTTCCGATATCCTCCGGAAAGGAATCGGTTGTGTTCAAGGTGTATGCCAAGGGAAGGCCATTCGCGCTTAAAGTCTACAAACTCTCCACGCTGAGATTTGGGTCCGTTTGGAGATACATAGAGGGGGATCGTAGGTTTTCCAAGGAACAGATAAAGAGATCGAACATCGTCTTCATATGGGCAAAGAAAGAAATCGTGAATATGCAAGAACTAAGGCGATATAAAATTCCGGCACCCAAACCGATATTGTATTATCGGAACCTTGCGCTAATGTCATACATCGGTTCGAAAGTTTCTCCTGCGCCGATGCTGAAGGAATATTCTGGGGACTTCAATAAGGTATTTGAGGAAATCGTTGCATCTATGGCGGTGATGAATCAGAAGGCGCACATTGTGCATGCAGATCTGAGTGAATACAATATACTGTGTTTTCGCGGAAAATTCTACTTCATAGATCTTGGGCAGGCGGTCTCGATAGAGCATCCATGGGCAGAATATTTTCTTCAGAGAGACATACGTAACATGGTAAACTTTTTTACGAAAAAGGGAATTAAGACAAGTGTGGACGAACTATACAAGAGCGTCACGGGCAATGTGAGAACGAAGGAGTTCATAGTACAGTAG
- a CDS encoding KH domain-containing protein: MKTNERTYLSSIKIPRDRIGVLVGQKGKIKRKIESMGEVQLDVDSKGGDVEVYQVGDPLKSSRSINVVQAIARGFSPANAALLFSENEELVVIPLRDFAKPGSRRIEDIKGRIIGTKGSTRRIIEDLTSCKISVYGDTVSLIGDYLSLEASLKAVNMLINGSRHRTVYTFLEKNARQLRLQRIEESFG, encoded by the coding sequence TTGAAAACAAATGAAAGGACTTACCTTTCATCAATAAAAATCCCGAGGGACAGGATCGGTGTCCTCGTCGGCCAGAAAGGGAAGATCAAAAGGAAGATAGAATCGATGGGTGAAGTTCAGCTCGATGTGGATTCGAAAGGCGGCGACGTCGAGGTCTATCAAGTAGGGGATCCCCTTAAATCATCCAGGAGCATAAATGTCGTTCAGGCCATAGCTCGTGGATTCAGCCCTGCGAATGCCGCTCTGTTATTTTCTGAGAACGAAGAGCTCGTAGTCATACCTCTGAGGGATTTTGCAAAACCAGGCTCAAGACGCATTGAGGACATTAAGGGCAGGATAATCGGGACAAAAGGAAGCACAAGGCGCATCATCGAGGATCTCACGTCATGCAAGATATCTGTTTACGGCGATACGGTATCATTGATCGGGGATTATCTCTCACTTGAAGCTTCCTTGAAAGCCGTAAACATGCTGATTAACGGAAGCAGGCACAGAACGGTTTACACGTTTCTGGAGAAGAATGCCAGGCAACTCAGGTTGCAGAGGATCGAGGAAAGTTTTGGATGA
- a CDS encoding methyltransferase: MASTGRRVRSPYLKVPKVEASRTIKRLKRERKLNSELEIIQRAKFILVPLLDDQIPFSGYGNFHYRKNKIISKYISFKAFNETFISPKKFRWVRIGRSLIIKNSYLRSRRKRNLSLIARVLNVDTIYVDNGISDDLMRIPKLSPIFGKGGITVHKENGVIFTLDPGKAMFSPGNVNIRGTPFPKNLVHGIALDMFAGIGYFSLPLAKKNPDLKVYVAEINPVSFTYLERNVSANGLSHSVIPFNGDCRLAFPDVIADIIIMGHFESIYYLSAALLHSHPGTVLNMHIVADSRKPQSAFHEVNERAKALGAILDLISTVRVKSYGPGMDHLSTLWRVSRFV; the protein is encoded by the coding sequence TTGGCGAGTACAGGAAGAAGAGTGAGAAGCCCCTACCTAAAGGTTCCGAAGGTAGAAGCATCCAGAACCATCAAAAGGCTGAAGCGTGAAAGGAAATTAAACTCTGAGTTGGAGATCATTCAAAGGGCGAAATTTATACTCGTCCCACTCCTAGATGATCAGATTCCTTTTTCTGGGTACGGGAATTTTCATTACAGAAAGAACAAGATAATCAGTAAATACATTTCCTTCAAGGCATTCAATGAAACATTTATCAGCCCAAAGAAGTTCAGATGGGTCAGGATTGGCAGGTCCCTGATCATAAAGAACTCTTATCTGCGCTCCAGAAGGAAGAGAAACCTGTCATTGATAGCCAGGGTACTCAATGTGGATACAATCTATGTGGATAACGGTATATCGGATGACCTGATGCGCATCCCCAAATTATCGCCCATTTTTGGCAAAGGGGGAATCACGGTGCATAAGGAAAATGGTGTAATTTTCACGCTTGACCCTGGTAAGGCAATGTTTTCTCCAGGAAATGTCAATATTCGTGGAACACCTTTTCCAAAAAATCTTGTGCATGGCATAGCCTTAGACATGTTTGCCGGGATCGGTTATTTTTCGCTTCCTTTGGCAAAGAAAAACCCGGACCTGAAAGTCTATGTGGCAGAAATTAATCCCGTATCTTTTACTTATCTCGAACGCAACGTCTCAGCCAATGGTCTTTCTCACAGCGTGATTCCATTCAATGGCGATTGCAGACTGGCTTTCCCTGATGTAATTGCAGATATCATAATTATGGGGCATTTTGAATCCATATATTATTTAAGTGCGGCACTGCTTCACTCCCACCCAGGAACTGTGTTAAACATGCACATAGTTGCTGATTCAAGGAAACCACAGTCAGCGTTCCACGAAGTCAATGAACGTGCCAAGGCATTAGGAGCAATTTTGGACCTTATAAGTACTGTAAGGGTAAAGTCCTACGGTCCTGGAATGGATCATTTGTCCACTCTCTGGAGAGTTTCCAGATTCGTGTGA
- a CDS encoding ABC transporter permease has protein sequence MNLKYVGLMAWYYGLKAIPRGPSYIIAALMTPLSLLFIVFIITKGELVKFAIVGGFVITVASVALSSAGDAAFMRLQLRMQDLYVPTRVSPSDYMLALTLSYLMFSIPGIALYSILGVIFHVFNTIAIFILIGVLVLLVIATSSISFIISGMIKHVRNVWGIAAILSVAMTVLPPTFYPYNYIPRYALYALSISPVTPAAVIAQSIFHLSPMLFLEVPVLILETVVLFVLARFLTRWREN, from the coding sequence TTGAATCTTAAATATGTTGGCCTCATGGCATGGTATTACGGCCTTAAAGCAATCCCGCGAGGACCATCGTACATAATAGCGGCGCTGATGACACCTCTTTCCCTGCTATTCATAGTATTCATAATAACTAAGGGGGAACTCGTAAAGTTTGCTATTGTTGGAGGATTCGTAATAACCGTGGCATCTGTCGCACTGTCAAGCGCCGGTGATGCCGCGTTCATGAGGCTGCAGTTGAGAATGCAGGATCTTTATGTCCCGACAAGGGTCTCTCCTTCGGACTACATGCTGGCGCTTACTCTAAGTTATCTCATGTTTTCTATTCCTGGAATAGCCCTCTATTCGATCCTTGGTGTTATATTCCATGTTTTCAACACCATAGCGATATTTATTCTCATTGGTGTGCTGGTGCTTCTTGTCATAGCAACATCATCAATTTCTTTCATAATATCGGGGATGATAAAACATGTAAGAAATGTATGGGGCATCGCAGCCATATTGTCGGTGGCTATGACGGTCCTGCCACCAACATTCTACCCATATAACTATATACCTCGATATGCCCTCTATGCGCTCTCAATCTCTCCGGTGACCCCTGCAGCGGTTATAGCACAATCCATTTTCCATCTGTCACCTATGCTGTTCCTCGAGGTACCAGTACTTATCCTAGAAACCGTAGTTCTCTTCGTGCTCGCAAGATTCCTCACAAGATGGAGGGAAAACTAA
- a CDS encoding ABC transporter ATP-binding protein: protein MIVTEKLTKRYSGSLVALNAIDIQTSKRITSIIGRNGAGKTTFIRILSTQLAPTSGSASINGLDILKNTKEIRRSVVSIPQEASLVGIMTAYEQVKLYLVGRGFSFKEAGDETNKSLDELDLREFKNSPTDTLSGGMKRKVFVAMALASNADVVFLDEPTTGLDPISRLEVWSAIGRIGSEVILTTHYMEEAQQLSEDLILMDHGNVIEHGKPTELLRKFNGMLRAETHEERNDCIKVGGTFIRYIKRDDAEKYISMGFTIKQITLDDLFISMGVFLES, encoded by the coding sequence ATGATAGTAACCGAGAAACTTACGAAGAGATATTCCGGGAGTCTCGTAGCCCTGAATGCTATTGACATCCAGACAAGCAAGCGCATTACCTCCATAATAGGTAGAAATGGTGCCGGGAAAACTACGTTTATAAGGATTCTTTCTACCCAGCTTGCGCCGACCTCTGGATCAGCTAGCATTAACGGCCTTGACATATTGAAAAACACAAAGGAGATTAGAAGATCTGTGGTCAGTATTCCTCAGGAAGCATCGCTTGTAGGCATAATGACTGCATATGAGCAGGTAAAATTGTATCTGGTCGGAAGAGGATTCTCCTTCAAGGAGGCTGGAGATGAGACGAATAAGTCACTTGATGAACTTGATCTTCGGGAGTTCAAGAACAGCCCGACCGACACACTCTCCGGAGGGATGAAGAGAAAGGTCTTTGTGGCAATGGCACTGGCCTCAAATGCTGATGTTGTTTTTCTAGACGAACCCACAACAGGGCTCGATCCAATATCGAGACTTGAGGTATGGTCAGCGATAGGAAGGATAGGATCAGAGGTAATCCTCACCACGCATTACATGGAAGAAGCACAGCAGCTTTCTGAAGACCTCATCCTGATGGATCATGGGAACGTTATAGAGCACGGTAAGCCAACAGAGCTTCTCAGAAAATTTAATGGAATGCTCAGGGCCGAAACACACGAAGAACGCAATGACTGCATCAAAGTCGGTGGTACATTCATAAGGTATATCAAGAGAGATGACGCAGAAAAGTACATAAGCATGGGATTCACGATAAAACAGATCACCCTTGATGATCTTTTCATAAGCATGGGGGTGTTCCTTGAATCTTAA
- a CDS encoding DUF357 domain-containing protein, whose protein sequence is MVTKEKVEEYIEIERKALDKLRISPPENSFLREFADDALTMIRSYFVDAKHFLEKEDLTNAFAALNYSYGWIDALVRLGIFDGGNDHTLFTLYK, encoded by the coding sequence GTGGTAACTAAAGAAAAGGTAGAGGAGTATATAGAAATTGAAAGGAAGGCGCTGGACAAGCTCAGGATCTCACCACCAGAAAATTCTTTTCTGCGTGAATTTGCGGATGATGCCCTTACCATGATAAGGAGCTACTTTGTGGACGCTAAGCATTTCTTGGAAAAGGAGGACCTTACAAACGCTTTTGCAGCCCTAAATTACTCCTACGGCTGGATAGATGCCCTTGTAAGGCTCGGGATATTCGACGGCGGCAATGATCACACACTGTTCACTCTATATAAATAG
- a CDS encoding 30S ribosomal protein S13 yields the protein MVDKKKDKDDENFHYIVRIGNKDLNGERSVRLALADIKGIGDRLAEVVSINLKLDGSKRLGDLDDDQIDRLKKYVESKQYEAVPEWMVNHRYDEITGATQNLISTDLETQITDDINYMKKIKSYKGIRHEKGKKVRGQRTKSNGRKGLSVGVQRKKEAQ from the coding sequence ATGGTAGACAAGAAGAAAGATAAGGATGATGAAAACTTTCATTACATCGTCAGAATCGGAAACAAGGATTTAAATGGTGAGAGATCAGTAAGACTGGCACTTGCTGACATTAAGGGTATCGGGGATCGCCTAGCAGAGGTAGTTTCTATTAATCTTAAATTGGATGGATCAAAGAGGCTAGGAGATCTTGACGATGATCAGATCGATAGACTGAAGAAATACGTGGAATCAAAGCAGTATGAGGCTGTCCCGGAATGGATGGTCAATCACAGGTACGATGAAATCACGGGCGCCACGCAGAATTTAATATCCACAGATCTTGAAACACAGATTACTGATGATATTAACTATATGAAGAAAATAAAATCATACAAGGGGATAAGACACGAGAAGGGAAAGAAGGTAAGAGGGCAGAGGACAAAATCAAATGGTAGAAAGGGCCTTTCTGTCGGTGTCCAGAGAAAGAAGGAGGCACAGTGA
- a CDS encoding 30S ribosomal protein S4 — translation MGDPKFPHKKYSTPRHPWEKIRIDEEKILLSKYGLKNKRELWTEMATLKSFRSQARTLQARLRTNDPNAMKQFQLMIRRLNRYALLPENATLDDVLSLTIDNILSRRLQSVVFQKNLSITTKQARQMVTHGHILVNGRRVTIPSMLVQRSDEDSISYAPDSPFTDEIHPIRKAISDSQGVQESSEEPEESASEEKPQNPGADVK, via the coding sequence ATGGGAGATCCAAAATTTCCGCATAAGAAGTATTCCACGCCCAGGCATCCGTGGGAGAAAATAAGAATTGACGAGGAGAAGATTTTACTATCAAAGTACGGCTTGAAGAATAAGCGCGAACTTTGGACGGAGATGGCAACCCTGAAGTCATTCAGGAGTCAGGCCAGAACTCTTCAGGCCAGATTGAGGACAAACGATCCTAATGCAATGAAGCAGTTCCAGTTGATGATAAGAAGATTGAACAGGTACGCTCTTCTTCCGGAAAATGCCACTCTGGATGATGTTTTGTCCTTAACTATCGATAATATCCTTTCACGCAGGTTGCAGTCTGTTGTATTCCAAAAAAATCTTTCCATAACAACAAAGCAAGCCAGGCAGATGGTTACCCATGGCCACATATTGGTGAATGGCAGAAGAGTAACGATCCCCAGTATGCTTGTGCAGAGGTCGGACGAGGATAGTATATCCTATGCACCAGATTCTCCATTTACTGACGAGATCCATCCTATCAGGAAGGCGATCTCAGATTCTCAGGGTGTACAGGAATCCAGTGAAGAACCAGAGGAATCTGCAAGTGAAGAGAAACCGCAAAATCCGGGAGCTGATGTGAAATGA